Proteins found in one Pyrus communis chromosome 15, drPyrComm1.1, whole genome shotgun sequence genomic segment:
- the LOC137717186 gene encoding cyclic nucleotide-gated ion channel 1-like: MKNTEEKTFFVAVRIPEPTWSLDAAANGKAAVKLFDEEHSHSRSKKYWPVLIKDILHPQGSFDPMWNIIFIISCVLAVSLDPLFFYIPHINWDGKCLQLDKTLQTAALMLRSMTDLSYIVHIIFQTRTLVLSEVDAYSGASKVKSDTVSLKRMGGLVLGKKILQSSIPIDILCILPLPQVVILIFFSKMRGSGSLNTRKFLSSLVLLQYVPRVLRIYLSCKNLNKNPSLEIWVKGVFNFFLYILASHVLGAFWYFFSVQRVTACWQYACAKTRCKPSTFHCDDISYGDVTFLNELCPINQPNATVFDFGIFLEAIQSDVLGLQDYPQKFLKCFWWGLRNLSSLGQNLQTSTYAWENLFAVSISIIGLLLFLYLIGNLQTYMQLSTTRSEKLRQKMKMKDLEIELWLSRNGLPKELKAVFMENLQRKLEKNKEIHVVNMLSILPLEHKNNIKYHLCLAMLKKVPMLQTVDEQVLKVICENLKPVTYNEESYMIREGELLDKMLFITQGIVWTYTSNNGIDRSSGLALRTRCLMKSDFCGEELLDWASKCTSFSDIPISTRIVKAHTKVEAFALMANDLKTLVSKFWWHFNKDMPNSREELLAATSIQAAWRHNLVKRSHNRVKRRSSAVSPLYLIDDGGKSQNFSTPL; encoded by the exons ATGAAGAACACTGAAGAGAAAACCTTTTTTGTGGCTGTGAG GATTCCAGAACCTACTTGGAGTTTAGATGCTGCTGCAAATGGAAAAGCTGCAGTGAAATTATTCGATGAAGAACATAGTCATAGCCGGAGTAAAAAATATTGGCCAGTATTAATCAAGGACATTCTTCATCCACAAGGGTCGTTCGATCCAATGTGGAACATAATATTCATTATATCATGCGTTTTGGCAGTCTCGTTGGATCCTTTGTTCTTTTACATTCCACACATCAATTGGGATGGCAAGTGTCTTCAATTGGACAAAACTTTGCAGACAGCCGCTCTTATGTTACGATCAATGACCGATCTATCTTATATAGTCCACATTATTTTTCAAACTAGAACACTAGTGCTCTCTGAAGTTGACGCATATTCTGGGGCATCAAAAGTAAAGTCTGATACAGTTTCTTTGAAACGAATGGGTGGTTTGGTACTTGGCAAGAAGATTTTGCAGTCATCCATCCCGATTGACATTTTATGTATTCTTCCCCTTCCACAG GTAgtaattttgattttcttttcaaaaatgaGGGGCTCAGGTTCTTTGAATACAAGGAAGTTTCTAAGCTCTCTTGTTCTATTGCAATATGTGCCACGGGTTCTTCGCATCTACTTATCGTGCAAAAATCTCAACAAGAATCCTAGCTTAGAGATATGGGTTAAAGGTGTATTCAATTTCTTTCTCTACATCCTTGCTAGTCAT GTACTCGGAGCCTTTTGGTACTTTTTTTCTGTTCAACGAGTAACGGCCTGCTGGCAGTATGCTTGTGCAAAAACTAGATGCAAACCTAGTACTTTTCACTGTGATGACATTTCGTATGGAGATGTGACGTTTCTAAATGAATTATGCCCTATAAATCAACCAAATGCAACAGTGTTTGATTTTGGCATATTTCTTGAAGCCATTCAATCTGATGTGTTGGGGTTGCAAGATTATCCACAAAAGTTCTTGAAATGTTTCTGGTGGGGTCTGAGAAATCTAAG TTCTCTTGGTCAAAACCTGCAGACTAGTACCTATGCATGGGAAAACCTCTTTGCCGTTTCTATTTCCATAATTGGCTTGCTACTATTCTTATATCTCATTGGAAATTTACAG ACGTATATGCAGTTGTCAACTACAAGATCAGAGAAGCTAAGACAGAAGATGAAAATGAAAGATCTAGAAATAGAATTATGGTTATCTAGGAATGGCCTCCCCAAGGAACTGAAGGCGGTGTTCATGGAAAACTTACAACGAAAGcttgaaaaaaacaaagaaattcaTGTGGTGAATATGCTCTCTATTCTTCCATTGGAACATAAGAACAACATCAAGTACCATCTCTGCTTGGCCATGCTAAAGAAA GTGCCTATGCTGCAAACTGTCGATGAACAAGTATTGAAGGTAATTTGCGAGAATCTTAAGCCAGTTACATATAATGAAGAAAGTTATATGATTCGAGAGGGAGAACTACTTGACAAGATGTTGTTCATCACGCAAGGCATCGTATGGACCTATACATCTAATAACGGTATTGACAGATCAAGTGGATTGGCATTAAGAACTCGCTGTCTTATGAAAAGCGATTTCTGTGGCGAAGAATTGCTAGATTGGGCATCAAAGTGTACCTCCTTTTCTGACATACCCATCTCTACCAGAATTGTTAAGGCACACACAAAAGTGGAAGCATTTGCTCTAATGGCCAACGACTTGAAGACTCTAGTCTCTAAATTTTGGTGGCATTTCAACAAGGACATGCCAAACTCGCGGGAGGAGTTACTGGCAGCTACTTCCATTCAAGCAGCATGGCGCCACAATCTGGTAAAGAGAAGCCACAATCGGGTAAAGAGAAGGTCTTCGGCTGTAAGTCCCCTGTATTTGATCGACGACGGTGGAAAATCACAAAATTTTAGTACCCCCTTGTAG
- the LOC137716811 gene encoding ethylene-responsive transcription factor ERF019-like has product MSYSSEESGSTPCSTSNRKLKGVRQRKWGKWVSEIRVPGTRDRLWLGSFSTAEAAAVARDVGYYCLRRPSKLEGLNFPLMLPSCVRDDMSPRSVQKAASDVGMAVDAQPIANKSPPQQPAGTGSNAVETTEFWENGYVGETSTSTSTSMSSWGGGHGFGNGGDHQGCLSISVEDYDL; this is encoded by the coding sequence ATGAGTTACAGTTCGGAAGAAAGCGGGAGTACTCCATGCAGCACATCAAACAGAAAACTCAAGGGGGTGCGCCAACGAAAATGGGGCAAGTGGGTGTCCGAAATCCGAGTTCCGGGGACCCGAGACCGGCTTTGGTTAGGCAGCTTCTCCACCGCAGAGGCGGCAGCGGTGGCTCGAGACGTTGGGTATTATTGCTTGCGTCGACCTTCCAAGTTGGAAGGCCTTAACTTCCCGTTGATGTTACCGTCTTGTGTGAGGGATGATATGTCGCCCAGGTCGGTGCAGAAGGCAGCTTCCGATGTTGGCATGGCAGTGGATGCTCAGCCGATTGCCAACAAGTCCCCGCCGCAGCAGCCAGCTGGAACTGGAAGCAATGCGGTTGAGACGACTGAGTTTTGGGAAAATGGTTATGTGGGAGAGACTTCGACTTCTACTTCTACTTCTATGAGCAGCTGGGGAGGAGGACATGGGTTTGGCAATGGCGGTGATCATCAGGGGTGCTTGAGCATTTCCGTTGAAGATTATGATCTCTAA
- the LOC137718810 gene encoding 11-beta-hydroxysteroid dehydrogenase B-like, with amino-acid sequence MDLFNSVLNWVVPPASLVMLAFAWPALTFISGCEWLYNLFNSEIVEDKVVIITGASSGIGEQIAYEYAKRRANIVLVARRENRLRVISENARLIGAKHVMIIAADVVKEEECRRFISETISFHGRVDHLVNTVSLGHTFYFEEVTDTSVFPHLLDINFWGNVYPTYVALPYLRQTNGKIIVNASVESWLPLPRMSLYAAAKAALVNFYETLRLEVNHEVGITIATHGWIESEMTRGKFMLEEGAEMQWKEEREVHVIGGPVEDFARLIVAGACRGDSYVKYPSWYDIFLLYRVFVPNTLHWTFRLILPTHGGRRTSLVGTGRPISEGYGRPLLEGTPPRRFVGPNTISQQSPSRPLKME; translated from the exons ATGGATTTGTTTAACTCGGTGCTGAATTGGGTGGTGCCACCGGCAAGTTTAGTGATGCTGGCGTTTGCTTGGCCAGCGTTGACCTTCATCAGTGGTTGTGAGTGGCTTTACAATTTGTTCAACAGTGAAATTGTCGAAGATAAGGTGGTTATAATTACAGGAGCTTCTTCTGGCATAGGAGAG CAAATTGCATACGAATATGCAAAGAGGAGGGCGAATATTGTACTAGTGGCACGAAGAGAGAACAGACTGCGAGTGATCAGTGAGAATGCAAGGCTTATAGGTGCAAAGCATGTCATGATTATAGCTGCAGATGTTGTCAAGGAAGAGGAATGCAGGAGATTTATCAGTGAAACAATAAGCTTCCATGGCCGAG TGGATCACCTTGTAAATACAGTAAGTCTAGGACACACATTCTACTTCGAGGAAGTTACAGACACGTCTGTCTTTCCCCATTTGTTG GATATAAATTTCTGGGGGAATGTATATCCAACGTATGTTGCTCTTCCTTACCTACGTCAAACCAATGGAAAGATCATTGTTAATGCATCAGTTGAGAGCTGGTTACCTCTACCGAGAATGAGTTTATATGCT GCAGCAAAGGCAGCTCTGGTTAACTTTTATGAGACCTTGAGATTAGAAGTAAACCATGAGGTAGGGATAACAATTGCAACTCACGGATGGATTGAAAGTGAGATGACAAGAGGCAAGTTCATGCTAGAGGAAGGCGCCGAAATGCAATGGAAAGAAGAAAGGGAG GTACATGTGATCGGTGGGCCTGTGGAAGATTTTGCCAGGTTGATTGTAGCTGGGGCTTGTCGAGGAGATTCGTACGTTAAGTATCCAAGCTGGTATGACATATTCCTGCTGTACAGGGTGTTTGTGCCTAACACCCTGCATTGGACATTCCGCCTCATTCTTCCAACGCACGGTGGAAGGAGGACTTCCCTTGTGGGCACCGGGAGGCCTATTTCTGAAGGCTATGGAAGGCCTTTGTTGGAAGGCACTCCTCCAAGGAGATTTGTTGGTCCCAACACAATTTCCCAACAGAGTCCCTCGCGTCCGCTAAAAATGGAATGA